The proteins below come from a single Malus sylvestris chromosome 3, drMalSylv7.2, whole genome shotgun sequence genomic window:
- the LOC126617426 gene encoding uncharacterized protein LOC126617426, which produces MAAPRSAAPSHILPSVIALSLLSLGFVIYKVDDFATQTKTLAGHNLQPTPWHFFPPKTFTDETLHDRAYKLIHCSYLACRYKSNEVPERRRPPSFRAKAPKCPEFFRWIHHDLEPWARTRISAAHLETAKQHAAFRVVIVDGRLYVDLFWACVQSRAMFTIWGFLQLLARYPGRVPDVDIMFDCMDKPIINRTEHESMPLPLFRYCTDGDHFDIPFPDWSFWGWPELNIHPWEEQFGEIKRGSQERSWKKKEPFAYWKGNPDVSSPIRTELLNCNDTKMWRAQIMRQDWEAEARAGYEHSKLSTQCNHQYKIYAEGYAWSVSLKYIVSCGSLTLIITPQYEDFFSRGLIPKINYWPISPNAICPSIKSAVDWAQGHQSEAKAMGQRGQDFMESLSMDRVYDYMFHLIMEYSKLLDFEPDIPASAMEVCTESLLCLADPKQREWLKRSTAYPSPSPPCTLPSADSNLIKRWKRKKQETMDAVEDMNPKGRRR; this is translated from the exons ATGGCGGCTCCGAGATCCGCCGCGCCCTCTCACATCCTCCCATCCGTCATCgccctctcccttctctctctcggctTCGTCATCTACAAG GTGGACGACTTCGCCACTCAGACCAAGACACTGGCCGGCCACAACCTCCAGCCGACGCCTTGGCACTTCTTCCCGCCAAAAACTTTCACCGACGAGACCCTCCACGACCGAGCCTACAAGCTTATCCACTGCTCATATCTCGCCTGCCGCTACAAAAGCAACGAAGTCCCTGAACGACGCCGTCCTCCGTCGTTCCGTGCGAAAGCCCCGAAATGCCCCGAGTTCTTCCGTTGGATCCACCACGATCTGGAGCCCTGGGCCCGGACCCGGATCTCCGCTGCCCATTTGGAGACCGCCAAGCAACACGCAGCGTTTCGCGTGGTGATTGTTGACGGGAGGCTGTATGTGGATTTGTTCTGGGCTTGCGTGCAGAGCCGCGCCATGTTCACCATTTGGGGTTTCCTGCAGCTCCTTGCCAGGTATCCGGGTCGGGTTCCGGATGTGGATATCATGTTTGATTGCATGGATAAGCCCATAATTAACCGGACCGAGCACGAATCGATGCCTTTGCCGCTTTTCCGGTACTGTACGGACGGTGATCATTTTGATATCCCATTTCCTGATTGGTCCTTCTGGGGTTG GCCAGAGCTTAACATTCATCCCTGGGAAGAGCAGTTCGGGGAAATCAAGCGGGGTTCTCAGGAAAGAAGTTGGAAAAAGAAGGAGCCTTTCGCATATTGGAAAGGAAACCCAGATGTTAGTTCCCCTATTCGTACGGAGTTACTTAACTGCAATGACACGAAGATGTGGAGAGCACAGATTATGCGTCAG GATTGGGAAGCGGAAGCAAGAGCTGGTTATGAGCATTCCAAACTATCTACGCAGTGTAATCATCA GTACAAAATCTATGCAGAAGGCTATGCTTGGTCTGTCAGCCTAAAATATATTGTATCATGTGGTTCTCTTACACTCATAATAACCCCGCAATATGAGGATTTCTTCAGCCGCGGTCTCATTCCTAAGATTAATTATTGGCCCATCTCCCCTAACGCTATATGCCCGTCTATAAAGTCTGCTGTTGACTGGGCTCAGGGGCACCAATCTGAG GCTAAGGCAATGGGACAAAGAGGGCAGGATTTCATGGAAAGCCTAAGCATGGATCGGGTCTATGATTACATGTTTCACCTCATCATGGAGTACTCAAAGCTGCTGGACTTCGAGCCAGACATTCCAGCTTCTGCTATGGAAGTATGTACAGAATCCCTGCTTTGTCTTGCTGACCCGAAACAGAGAGAGTGGCTTAAAAGGTCTACCGCGTACCCTTCTCCTAGCCCGCCGTGCACTCTCCCGTCGGCTGATAGTAATCTCATCAAGAGATGGAAGCGGAAAAAACAAGAAACGATGGACGCTGTGGAGGACATGAATCCGAAGGGACGGAGACGATGA
- the LOC126617429 gene encoding E3 ubiquitin-protein ligase APD2-like isoform X1 has translation METPEPDRREDQSFPSSSSSSPSSSRVEEEESDRRSNGDNFDEQQRTRRSRTYHVNLLLYDVEASEVKDDIWSALAVLVTFWFFASMTMILGFYGSGNLQLGPNCSRLIQTNPFFVQSIKAQEHDEQKLGPVLYGFNKPPPLDVEIAWTETQHTLVPANFHKAWIYFLNKGSGLDITYRVKPTSSSPLTLVIAQGSESLAEWIEDPSYGNATLSWNIIYGSGRIQQEIPKSSTYYIAVGNLNPENVEVELVFNIKSILYNTTEAYYKCSLYNRLCSLKLSLLGAKVAVITSPGPKEGIPNDDWYVSLSYGPRWAMYFLVAGVMTLLLLTAFIFYNKFQNSSEDTTEVQAEEGQSVQTPLLSPKDDDTLSWGSSYEFISNEEDLDECLAVSSLEGSLTNEGDSNTTGRLCVICFDGPRDCFFLPCGHCAACFTCGTRIAEEAGTCPICRRRMKKVRKIFTV, from the exons ATGGAAACCCCAGAACCAGATCGAAGAGAAGATCAATCCTttccatcatcttcttcttcttcgccaTCGAGCTCAcgggtggaagaagaagaaagtgacaGACGTTCAAATGGGGACAATTTTGATGAGCAGCAGCGGACGAGAAGGTCTAGGACTTATCATGTGAACTTGTTGTTGTACGATGTAGAAGCGTCTGAGGTGAAGGATGATATTTGGTCGGCCCTTGCTGTGCTTGTCACCTTTTGGTTCTTTG CATCTATGACTATGATTCTTGGTTTCTATGGATCCGGCAATCTACAATTGGGCCCGAACTGCTCGCGCTTGATACAAACTAATCCGTTCTTTGTGCAATCGATTAAG GCACAGGAGCATGATGAGCAAAAACTTGGGCCAGTGTTATATGGATTCAACAAACCTCCTCCCTTGGATGTTGAAATAGCATGGACCGAAACACAGCATACGCTTGTTCCAGCCAATTTTCACAAG GCATGGATATACTTTCTAAACAAAGGGTCTGGTTTGGATATTACTTACCGTGTGAAGCCTACAAGTTCCTCGCCTTTAACTCTTGTAATAgcacaag GTAGTGAGAGCCTGGCTGAATGGATAGAGGATCCATCATATGGTAATGCAACACTGTCTTGGAATATAATTTATG GAAGTGGTAGGATCCAGCAGGAAATTCCAAAGTCTTCTACTTATTATATAGCAGTAGGAAACTTGAACCCTGAGAATGTTGAG GTAGAGTTGGTATTCAACATAAAATCTATTCTTTATAACACAACCGAGGCGTATTACAAATGCTCTTTGTATAACCGGTTATGTAGCTTAAAGCTTTCCCTCTTGGGGGCAAAAGTTGCTGTCATAACTTCTCCAGGTCCTAAAGAG GGTATCCCTAATGATGATTGGTATGTAAGCCTGTCCTATGGACCGCGATGGGCCATGTATTTTCTTGTAGCAG GCGTTATGACTCTGCTCCTCTTAACAGCCTTTATATTTTATAACAAATTCCAGAATTCTAGTGAAGACACAACCGAAGTTCAAGCAGAGGAGGGACAATCCGTGCAAACCCCGCTGCTATCACCCAAAGACGATGATACTTTGAGTTGGGGTTCGTCGTATGAATTTATTTCCAATGAAGAAGATTTGGATGAGTGCCTTGCAGTGAGTTCCCTTGAAGGAAGTTTAACAAATGAAGGAGATAGCAACACTACTGGGCGTCTTTGTGTCATATGCTTTGATGGTCCTAGGGATTGCTTCTTTCTTCCTTGTGGGCATTGCGCTGCCTGTTTTACTTGCGGGACAAG GATTGCCGAAGAGGCTGGTACGTGTCCCATATGCCGTAGAAGGATGAAGAAAGTGAGGAAGATTTTTACAGTTTGA
- the LOC126617429 gene encoding E3 ubiquitin-protein ligase APD2-like isoform X2, with protein sequence METPEPDRREDQSFPSSSSSSPSSSRVEEEESDRRSNGDNFDEQQRTRRSRTYHVNLLLYDVEASEVKDDIWSALAVLVTFWFFASMTMILGFYGSGNLQLGPNCSRLIQTNPFFVQSIKAQEHDEQKLGPVLYGFNKPPPLDVEIAWTETQHTLVPANFHKAWIYFLNKGSGLDITYRVKPTSSSPLTLVIAQGSESLAEWIEDPSYGNATLSWNIIYGSGRIQQEIPKSSTYYIAVGNLNPENVENSSEDTTEVQAEEGQSVQTPLLSPKDDDTLSWGSSYEFISNEEDLDECLAVSSLEGSLTNEGDSNTTGRLCVICFDGPRDCFFLPCGHCAACFTCGTRIAEEAGTCPICRRRMKKVRKIFTV encoded by the exons ATGGAAACCCCAGAACCAGATCGAAGAGAAGATCAATCCTttccatcatcttcttcttcttcgccaTCGAGCTCAcgggtggaagaagaagaaagtgacaGACGTTCAAATGGGGACAATTTTGATGAGCAGCAGCGGACGAGAAGGTCTAGGACTTATCATGTGAACTTGTTGTTGTACGATGTAGAAGCGTCTGAGGTGAAGGATGATATTTGGTCGGCCCTTGCTGTGCTTGTCACCTTTTGGTTCTTTG CATCTATGACTATGATTCTTGGTTTCTATGGATCCGGCAATCTACAATTGGGCCCGAACTGCTCGCGCTTGATACAAACTAATCCGTTCTTTGTGCAATCGATTAAG GCACAGGAGCATGATGAGCAAAAACTTGGGCCAGTGTTATATGGATTCAACAAACCTCCTCCCTTGGATGTTGAAATAGCATGGACCGAAACACAGCATACGCTTGTTCCAGCCAATTTTCACAAG GCATGGATATACTTTCTAAACAAAGGGTCTGGTTTGGATATTACTTACCGTGTGAAGCCTACAAGTTCCTCGCCTTTAACTCTTGTAATAgcacaag GTAGTGAGAGCCTGGCTGAATGGATAGAGGATCCATCATATGGTAATGCAACACTGTCTTGGAATATAATTTATG GAAGTGGTAGGATCCAGCAGGAAATTCCAAAGTCTTCTACTTATTATATAGCAGTAGGAAACTTGAACCCTGAGAATGTTGAG AATTCTAGTGAAGACACAACCGAAGTTCAAGCAGAGGAGGGACAATCCGTGCAAACCCCGCTGCTATCACCCAAAGACGATGATACTTTGAGTTGGGGTTCGTCGTATGAATTTATTTCCAATGAAGAAGATTTGGATGAGTGCCTTGCAGTGAGTTCCCTTGAAGGAAGTTTAACAAATGAAGGAGATAGCAACACTACTGGGCGTCTTTGTGTCATATGCTTTGATGGTCCTAGGGATTGCTTCTTTCTTCCTTGTGGGCATTGCGCTGCCTGTTTTACTTGCGGGACAAG GATTGCCGAAGAGGCTGGTACGTGTCCCATATGCCGTAGAAGGATGAAGAAAGTGAGGAAGATTTTTACAGTTTGA
- the LOC126617434 gene encoding peptidyl-prolyl cis-trans isomerase CYP19-4-like, whose amino-acid sequence MGRTTSLMLCTLVLFGTLALIEAKKSKEDLKEVTHKVYFDVEISGKPAGRVVIGLFGKAVPKTAENFRALCTGEKGVGKSGKPLHFKGSKFHRIIPSFMIQGGDFTLGDGRGGESIYGEKFADENFKLKHTGPGLLSMANAGPDTNGSQFFITTVTTNWLDGRHVVFGKVLSGMDVVYKVEAEGNQSGTPKSKVVIADSGELPL is encoded by the exons ATGGGTCGAACGACGTCGTTGATGCTCTGTACCCTCGTCCTCTTCGGAACCCTAGCTCTCATTGAg GCAAAGAAGTCGAAGGAGGATCTGAAGGAAGTGACCCACAAGGTTTACTTTGATGTCGAGATTTCTGGAAAGCCAGCTG GACGGGTTGTGATCGGTCTCTTTGGGAAGGCGGTTCCCAAGACTGCAG AGAATTTTCGAGCTCTGTGCACAG GGGAGAAAGGCGTTGGAAAGAGTGGAAAGCCTCTCCATTTCAAGGGTAGCAAATTCCACAGGATTATACCCAGTTTCATGATCCAAGGAGGTGATTTCACACTAGGTGATGGAAGAGGGGGAGAGTCAATATATGGAGAGAAGTTCGCTGATGAAAATTTCAAGCTAAAGCATACTGGCCCAG GGCTTTTGTCAATGGCAAATGCTGGTCCCGACACCAATGGTTCACAATTCTTCATCACAACTGTGACAACTAACTG GTTGGATGGCAGACATGTTGTATTCGGAAAGGTGCTGTCTGGAATGGATGTGGTTTACAAGGTTGAAGCTGAAGGAAATCAGAGTGGCACCCCCAAGAGCAAAGTTGTGATTGCCGACAGTGGTGAACTTCCTCTCTAG
- the LOC126617425 gene encoding mitogen-activated protein kinase kinase kinase 3-like: MPAWWGRKSSKSKEEQEKAVQHKNPYSNRNSNNFVIKSSTSNDIKNKEKDERPRSFDEHVTRRSPRASREFAGPVGVSSSGFLGFDSDGGERAAHPLPRPSVSSLQGLPLGNDQGNGLGSGSASLSSVSSSGSDDPPVAQCGAASSYRFIGDPKASMMPKSPGPRSRGPTSPTSPLHPRLCAMSLESPTGKQEDGKSVCHPLPLPPGSPTSPFASPSSRTSPVTENSTCALSKWKKGKLLGRGTFGHVYVGFNSESGQMCAIKEVRLVTDDQSLKECLKQLNQEINLLSQLSHPNIVRYYGSELGEDALSVYLEYVSGGSIYKLLQEYGAFKEPVIQNYTRQIVSGLAYLHERNTVHRDIKGANILVGPNGEIKLADFGMAKHITNCASMLSFKGSPYWMAPEVVMNTNGYSLAVDIWSLGCTILEMATSKPPWSQYEGVAAIFKIGNSKDIPHIPDHLSNEAKSFVRLCLQRNPSERPTASGLLDHPFIREQTTTRSSNIKVTKDAFPYAFHGSRTPPVLELHSNRTSFTLSDADHTAKPTIATSRDWRSPSENIRMITSLPVSPCSSPLRQYGQTHKSSLLSPPHPTYAMMGQSSYNLSDYSSYNKLSPTTSYTLDPWQETTLLKAQTLGSSPRARPF; this comes from the exons ATGCCTGCTTGGTGGGGAAGAAAATCAAGCAAGAGCAAAGAAGAGCAAGAGAAGGCAGTCCAGCATAAAAACCCCTACTCTAACCGCAACAGCAACAACTTTGTCATCAAATCTTCGACCAGTAACGATATTaagaacaaggagaaggacGAAAGGCCGAGGAGCTTCGATGAGCATGTAACGCGGAGATCACCCAGAGCCAGCAGGGAATTTGCTGGCCCTGTTGGTGTCTCTTCTTCTGgctttttgggttttgactcAGACGGCGGTGAGAGAGCGGCTCATCCCCTGCCTCGCCCATCGGTATCGTCCCTGCAGGGTTTGCCTTTGGGAAATGATCAGGGGAATGGGTTAGGATCTGGGTCCGCCTCTTTATCAAGCGTCAGCTCCTCTGGCTCTGACGACCCACCGGTTGCTCAATGCGGTGCTGCTTCCAGCTATAG ATTTATTGGTGATCCAAAGGCCAGCATGATGCCGAAAAGCCCAGGTCCTAGGTCTAGGGGGCCAACTAGTCCAACATCTCCTCTTCATCCACGATTATGTGCCATGAGTTTGGAGTCTCCAACAGGAAAGCAAGAAGATGGCAAAAGTGTGTGTCATCCTCTTCCGCTCCCTCCGGGTTCTCCAACTAGCCCTTTTGCCTCGCCCAGCAGTAGAACTAGTCCAGTGACTGAAAACTCAACTTGTGCGCTATCAAAGTGGAAGAAGGGAAAGCTTTTAGGAAGAGGGACCTTTGGCCATGTTTATGTCGGATTTAACAG TGAAAGTGGGCAAATGTGTGCAATTAAAGAAGTCAGGCTTGTTACAGATGATCAATCATTAAAAGAATGTCTTAAGCAACTGAACCAG GAGATAAATTTGCTTAGTCAGCTCTCACATCCAAACATCGTTCGATATTATGGAAGTGAATTG GGTGAAGATGCACTCTCTGTTTATTTGGAATATGTGTCTGGTGGCTCAATTTATAAACTACTACAAGAATATGGTGCCTTTAAGGAACCTGTGATTCAAAATTATACCAGACAGATTGTATCTGGTCTTGCCTACTTACACGAAAGAAATACAGTTCATAG GGACATCAAAGGAGCAAACATATTAGTGGGTCCTAATGGTGAAATCAAGTTGGCAGACTTTGGCATGGCTAAACAT ATCACAAATTGTGCTTCAATGCTGTCATTCAAGGGAAGTCCTTATTGGATGGCCCCagag GTCGTAATGAATACGAACGGTTATAGCCTTGCCGTGGATATATGGAGCTTAGGATGTACAATTCTTGAAATGGCAACTTCTAAACCTCCTTGGAGCCAGTACGAAGGG GTGGCTGCAATTTTTAAAATTGGAAACAGCAAAGATATTCCACATATTCCTGATCATCTTTCAAACGAGGCAAAGAGTTTTGTGAGGCTATGTTTGCAACGGAACCCATCGGAGCGTCCTACGGCTTCTGGACTTCTAGACCACCCTTTCATTAGGGAGCAAACAACGACAAGATCTTCTAACATCAAAGTAACCAAGGATGCCTTCCCATATGCTTTTCACGGAAGCAGGACGCCG CCAGTATTAGAGCTACACTCCAACAGAACAAGTTTCACCTTGAGTGATGCAGATCACACAGCAAAGCCCACAATCGCAACTTCAAGAGATTGGCGGAGCCCTAG CGAGAATATAAGGATGATTACATCTTTGCCTGTATCTCCTTGTTCAAGCCCCTTACGACAATATGGACAGACACACAAGAGCTCGTTACTTTCTCCTCCTCATCCAACTTATGCCATGATGGGACAAAGTAGTTACAATTTGAGCGACTACTCATCGTATAACAAGCTAAGTCCTACTACGTCGTACACTCTTGATCCCTGGCAGGAAACAACGCTACTTAAAGCTCAAACGCTCGGCAGTTCACCAAGAGCAAGACCCTTTTGA